One stretch of Macrotis lagotis isolate mMagLag1 chromosome 7, bilby.v1.9.chrom.fasta, whole genome shotgun sequence DNA includes these proteins:
- the TAS2R4 gene encoding taste receptor type 2 member 4, protein MLLPISFFFQIFFTLLCLTQLLIGIVGNLLIMIVNFRTWIKSKSLCSFDMILSGLSITRCISLCLMFLHLLFSLISLDSEYHEFITVIILNTWIFLDSCSLWIVTLLNIFYCVKIANFNYFLFCWLKRNVSLKTPWLLLACLLVPVFLNFLSILSSKIPNSFGSTQENVRNSTMVSTRDSIFLMFAPVVLSFSLQFVINLVSCSVLISSLRSHMQKMLKNANNFWNPQTEAHVGAMKVMIYFLILYVPYSIAQVIIFLPSFGIRNYWIKVILMMINCTYSPGHTIFIILLHPKLKARIKNILWCN, encoded by the coding sequence ATGCTTCtgcccatttcatttttctttcagattttcttcACACTTCTCTGCCTAACTCAGCTTCTGATAGGAATTGTTGGAAACCTATTAATCATGATAGTCAATTTTAGGACCTGGATTAAAAGTAAAAGCCTTTGCTCCTTTGATATGATCCTGTCCGGTCTCTCCATTACCAGATGTATAAGTCTGTGCCTAATGTTCCTGCACTTATTGTTCAGTTTAATTTCTCTAGACAGTGAGTATCATGAATTTATCACTGTGATAATATTGAACACTTGGATATTCTTGGATTCCTGTAGCCTCTGGATTGTAACCTTGCTCAACATTTTTTATTGTGTGAAGATTGCCAATTtcaactattttttgttttgctggCTAAAGCGGAATGTATCCTTGAAGACACCTTGGCTATTGCTAGCATGTCTACTGGTTCCTGTCTTTCTGAATTTTCTGTCTATCTTGAGCAGCAAAATCCCTAACTCATTTGGCTCCACTCAGGAGAATGTGAGAAACAGCACCATGGTCAGCACCAGGGACTCCATCTTCCTTATGTTTGCCCCTGTAGTACTGAGCTTCAGCCTTCAGTTTGTCATCAATTTGGTTTCCTGTTCTGTGTTAATCTCTTCCCTGAGGAGTCATATGCAGAAGATGCTGAAAAATGCCAACAACTTTTGGAACCCCCAGACCGAAGCTCATGTAGGTGCTATGAAAGTTatgatttattttctcattctctatGTTCCTTATTCCATTGCTCAAGTGattatctttctcccttcctttggGATAAGAAATTATTGGATCAAAGTCATATTGATGATGATCAACTGCACTTACTCTCCAGGACATACTATCTTTATTATTCTATTGCACCCTAAACTCAAAGCAAGAATAAAGAACATTCTTTGGTGCAATTGA